Genomic segment of Candidatus Flexicrinis affinis:
AACCTCAATGCGCTGTGAGACCTTCGAGATGCGCGTCGGCACTTCCTTGACATCACGAGCGATCAACTGATTCTCGGCGAACTCGTCGAGATGCAGGCCGAGGTTGACCATGTGCCCGATCCACGCGTTGACGTCGTCGACCGTCTGCAGCAGGTTAGTCTTTAGCGACCCTTTAGCCTTCTTTGCAAGGTCGAGCATCTGCGTGCGGTATTCGAGCGCCTTCTGTATGTGCTGGCGGGCGACACGATTCTTCACACGGTCGAGCTGGAGTTTTTGCTCGAACATGCGGTTGACCGCCTCTTGCGCCGCTTCCGGATCGGTCACCGACGCGGCGAGGAACCCGAGCGCCGCCAGACCGCCACCAACCAGCCAATACCAGCTCTGCCAGTCAAACAAGGGCACACTGATGTTGTCGCCTACGAAGACGTACAGCGCGATGGTGAACGCGACCGTAAACAAAAACTGCGGGCTGCGCAGCGCGTTCGCCAGTATCGCGCCGATCGCACGACGGCGTAATTCGGACTGTTGTTCGGCCATGGTACGCAAGGCTCCGAGACGATTGAACAGGCGGGCAGCGACCGGGTATGTAAGCCGCTGCCCCCTGACGATGAACTAGCCCTGATTGCCCAGCAGGCGGGCGCGCCGCTCGGCCAACTGGCGTTCCAGTTCCGAGCTGCGCACGGCGTCGTCGATCTGGTCGGCGACGTTGCGCGTGGCTTGTTCGAGCCGCGCGTCTTCCTTGTCCAGCCGCGCCTTGATCTGTTCGCTCATGCTGCTGATCTCGGCGTCGCCGACGGTCGCGATCTGATCCAGCGACTTCATCGTCTTGGCGGCGATGCGCTTGCTTTCCATCAACTGCATCAGACCAAGCAGGTGTTCGCGCTCCTGCTTGATCGACACGAGGCGCGACTGCAGCTTCGAGCGCATTCCGAGCATCAGCTCGTACTGCTTGTTCTGCTCTTCCCACTGCTGATAGTATTCCTGCGCCAGCGACTTCTTGGTGTTGAGCTGGCTCTGCGCGGCGATCGCCAGATCGTCCTTGCCGGCCAATACCAGTGCGTCGATGTCGCGATCCAGCTTGTCGGCCGCGGCGGTAAACTCTTCGTACTTGCGGCGGAGCGTCTTGACCGTGCCGCCGACGTTGGCGGTCGATTCCTCAAGCTCCTCAAGGTTGCGTTCGACCTGACGGATGTACTCGTCGAGGACCTGCGGCGAGTTGGCCTGAAGGGCACGGTCGACGAGCCCGTGCAAGCTCGCGCTGATCAGCGTGTTGATTTTCTCAAACAAACTGGCCATGTAGGGATTGACCTTTCGATAGCGCTGACTCGGGTTGATTCGAAGCTAGCGTCAGTATAACACAGCGTGCCGCGCTGCGCGCTAAGTGTCGCCCCAATTGCTGAGTCACCGCGCTATAATGGCGTGGCGACTTTGGAGGCACAAATGATCGATCTTGACCGCGAGGCGCACGTTACCTACGAGCGCTTGGCGCCGCGCCTGCGTACCGTGTTGTCCGACGACGATTTCATCCACTTCGACCGGCGGCTTCAACAGCATTTTCCGACCGTGTTCAAGCTGCTCTCCAAGATCTACGGGACCCACTACGACTTCTTCTATCACCTCGAACAAATCCTATATACGGCGGCAGAGGCGTTTAAGTCGCGGTCTGCGGCGCTACGCGCGCGGGACGAGGAACGGCTGCACGACCCGCACTGGTTCCAATCGCACACCATGATCGGCGGCGTGCTATATGTCGATCTGTTCAATGACACGCTCAACGGCGTCAAAGAAGAGATTCCGTATTTGCGCGAGCTTGGCTTGACATACGTCCATCTGATGCCGCTGTTTTTGTGCCCGGAGGAGAACAGCGACGGCGGCTATGCGATCAGCAGCTTCCGCGACGTCAATCCGGCGCTGGGTACGATGGACGATCTGCGCGACCTGATCGACGCCTTGCGCGCCGAGGACATCAGCGTCGTGCTGGACTTTGTGTTCAACCACACGTCCGATGAACACACGTGGGCCAAACGCGCGCTGGCAGGCGAAGAGCGCTACCAGAATTTCTACAATATGTTCCCCGACCGCAGCCTGCCGGATCAGTATCAGCCGATGCTGCGCGACATTTTCCCGGCTCAAGCCCCCGGTGCGTTCACGTACGTCGAGTCGATCGACCGCTGGGTGTGGACGACGTTTAACACCTTCCAGTGGGATCTCAATTACCGCAATCCCGAGGTCTTTACGGCGATGCTCGGCGAGATGCTGTACCTCGCCAATCAGGGTGTGGAGGTGCTGCGACTCGATGCCGTCGCGTTCATCTGGAAGCAGTTGGGCACCACCTGCGAGAACCTGCCGCAAGTGCATACGCTCATTCAGGCGTACAACGCGCTCGCGCAAATCGTCGCTCCCGCCCTGATCTTCAAGAGCGAGGCAATCGTGCACCCGGACGACGTCGCCAGCTACGTCAGCCCGGGCGAGGCGCAGATCAGCTACAACCCGACCATGATGGCGCTGCTTTGGGAGGCGCTGGCGACGCGCGAAGTCAAGCTGCTGCGTCACGCCATGGAGCGGCGCTTCGCCCTGCCGGACGGCACGGCGTGGGTCAACTACGTGCGTGTGCACGACGACATCGGCTGGTCGTTTGCCGACGAAGACGCGCGCGATCTGTGGATCAACGGGTTCGATCACCGCCAGTTCCTGAACCGGTTCTACACCGGTCAGCACGACGGATCGTTCGCCGTCGGCCTGTCGTTCAACTTCAACCCGGTAACACTCGATATGCGGATTTGCGGCACGGCCGCGTCGCTGGCAGGCCTCGAAGCGGGCATGCGGCGGCAAAGCCCGGAATGGATCGACGCTGGCGTTAAGCGCGTGCTGATGCTGCACGGAATCATATTGGCTGCGGGCGGAATCCCGCTGCTGTACAGCGGCGACGAGATCGCGCAGCTCAACGATTACGGCTTCCGCGACCGGCCCGGCCAAGCGGGCGACGAGCGCTGGGTCCACCGGCCCAAATTCGACTGGGCGCGCCTTGAAGAAGCCCGCAGCGACCCGGCCAGCCCGCAGGGCAGGGTGTTTCACGGTCTGCTGCGGATGATCGCTATCCGCAAAGCCAATCCCGCGTTCGGGCCGGGCGCGACGACCTTCTTCGACAGCGGCAGCGCGCACGTCCTCGGTTTCGTGCGCAGCGAAAAGATCGTCGTGCTGGCGAACTTCAGCGATTATCCCCAGATCGTAACGTGGGAGGCGCTGTCACGCGCGTGGCAGGTGCCGCCGCAGGTTGTCGATTTGATCACCGACGAACCCGTGCTGACCAACCTTTCGCTGGTCATGCCCGGACATGGCATTGTTTGGCTCGCACACGCTTAGGAGCGTATCATGACGTTTGATGTGTTGGCGGTTCGCCGTCAGTTTCCCTCGCTGCACCGCCCATCAGAGCACGGTCGCACGCCGGTCTACTTCGATAACCCCGCCGGCACGCAAGTCGTCCAAGACGTGATTGACCGCGTCAGCGACTACTTCCTGACTTCAAACGCGAACAGCGGCGGCACGTTCGAGACGAGCCGGCGCACCGACGCGATGGTCGACGCCGTGCGCGCGCAGGTGGCGAAATTCCTCGGCGCGCCCAACCCGCACGAGATCGCTTTCGGTCCCAACATGACGACGCTCAACTTTTCGCTGAGCCGCGCCATTGCCCGCACGTTGAAGCCCGGCGACGAGATCATCCTCACGCGCATGGATCACGACGCGAACGTGTCGCCGTGGCTCCGCATCGCCGAGGATCATGGGCTGGTCGTGCGCTGGGTCGACTTGAACGTCGAAGACTGCACGCTCAATCTGGACAGCTTTGAGGCGGCGCTGACCGACCGCACCAAGGTCGTGTGTATCGTTCACGCCAGCAACGCCGCCGGCACCATCAATCCGGTCGCGCGCATCGTCGCAATGGCCAAGGCGGCCGGCGCGCTCACCGTGGTAGACGCCGTGCAGTCCGCGCCGCACATCCCGATTGACGTACAGGCGCTGGGGTGTGACTTCTTGATGTGCTCGTCGTACAAGTTCTTCGGTCCGCACCTCGGAATCCTGTGGGGACACTACGACCTATTGGCTGAACTCCCGGTGTATAAAGTTCGTCCGTCGCACGACGAGCCGCCGCACAGGTGGGAAACCGGCACCGGATGTTACGAACTCATCGCCGGGTTGGGCGGCGTGATGGACTACCTCGACCGCATGAACGGCGGACGCGGCCCGTCACCGGCGCCGTTCGTGGCCTACGAGCGCGAGCTGGCCGCCGCGCTGATTACGATGCTGGAACGCATTCCGGGCGTCCGGATCTACGGAATCACCGCCGCGGAGCGCGCCGCCGAGCGTGTCCCGACGGTGATCTTCGAGAAGGCAGGATATACCCCCAAGCAGGTG
This window contains:
- a CDS encoding PspA/IM30 family protein, producing the protein MASLFEKINTLISASLHGLVDRALQANSPQVLDEYIRQVERNLEELEESTANVGGTVKTLRRKYEEFTAAADKLDRDIDALVLAGKDDLAIAAQSQLNTKKSLAQEYYQQWEEQNKQYELMLGMRSKLQSRLVSIKQEREHLLGLMQLMESKRIAAKTMKSLDQIATVGDAEISSMSEQIKARLDKEDARLEQATRNVADQIDDAVRSSELERQLAERRARLLGNQG
- a CDS encoding amylosucrase, producing the protein MIDLDREAHVTYERLAPRLRTVLSDDDFIHFDRRLQQHFPTVFKLLSKIYGTHYDFFYHLEQILYTAAEAFKSRSAALRARDEERLHDPHWFQSHTMIGGVLYVDLFNDTLNGVKEEIPYLRELGLTYVHLMPLFLCPEENSDGGYAISSFRDVNPALGTMDDLRDLIDALRAEDISVVLDFVFNHTSDEHTWAKRALAGEERYQNFYNMFPDRSLPDQYQPMLRDIFPAQAPGAFTYVESIDRWVWTTFNTFQWDLNYRNPEVFTAMLGEMLYLANQGVEVLRLDAVAFIWKQLGTTCENLPQVHTLIQAYNALAQIVAPALIFKSEAIVHPDDVASYVSPGEAQISYNPTMMALLWEALATREVKLLRHAMERRFALPDGTAWVNYVRVHDDIGWSFADEDARDLWINGFDHRQFLNRFYTGQHDGSFAVGLSFNFNPVTLDMRICGTAASLAGLEAGMRRQSPEWIDAGVKRVLMLHGIILAAGGIPLLYSGDEIAQLNDYGFRDRPGQAGDERWVHRPKFDWARLEEARSDPASPQGRVFHGLLRMIAIRKANPAFGPGATTFFDSGSAHVLGFVRSEKIVVLANFSDYPQIVTWEALSRAWQVPPQVVDLITDEPVLTNLSLVMPGHGIVWLAHA
- a CDS encoding cysteine desulfurase-like protein, coding for MTFDVLAVRRQFPSLHRPSEHGRTPVYFDNPAGTQVVQDVIDRVSDYFLTSNANSGGTFETSRRTDAMVDAVRAQVAKFLGAPNPHEIAFGPNMTTLNFSLSRAIARTLKPGDEIILTRMDHDANVSPWLRIAEDHGLVVRWVDLNVEDCTLNLDSFEAALTDRTKVVCIVHASNAAGTINPVARIVAMAKAAGALTVVDAVQSAPHIPIDVQALGCDFLMCSSYKFFGPHLGILWGHYDLLAELPVYKVRPSHDEPPHRWETGTGCYELIAGLGGVMDYLDRMNGGRGPSPAPFVAYERELAAALITMLERIPGVRIYGITAAERAAERVPTVIFEKAGYTPKQVAAHLAAQDIYVWHGNYYAVEIMDRLGKPDGLVRVGLAHYNTTEEIDRLGVALRALP